In one window of Protaetiibacter larvae DNA:
- a CDS encoding TetR/AcrR family transcriptional regulator produces MPDTLTATRDHPATLIRNEPMQARSTARLAALLDAAAAVVAEIGYERLTTAMVADGAGASIGTVYRYFPDRIAVLQSLAARNEERVTERVLDVIAAEGYDDWLAALSAAFDVLVEHFRTEPGFASLRLGDVLDLRPAEGSPRNSVMAGAIFDALAARFELPGDDESRYGFEVAIEAVDALVARAFARDPDGDPDRLAAARDAAAAIIGTYLPLPKR; encoded by the coding sequence GTGCCCGACACCCTGACCGCGACTCGCGACCATCCCGCGACGTTGATCCGCAACGAGCCGATGCAGGCGCGCAGCACCGCGCGCCTCGCGGCCCTCCTCGACGCCGCCGCGGCGGTCGTGGCCGAGATCGGCTACGAGCGTCTGACGACGGCGATGGTCGCCGACGGCGCCGGAGCGTCCATCGGAACCGTCTACCGCTACTTCCCGGACCGGATCGCCGTGCTGCAGAGCCTCGCGGCGCGCAACGAGGAGCGGGTGACCGAGCGGGTGCTCGACGTCATCGCCGCCGAAGGCTACGACGACTGGCTCGCCGCGCTCTCGGCCGCCTTCGACGTGCTCGTCGAGCACTTCCGCACCGAGCCCGGTTTCGCCTCGCTGCGTCTCGGCGACGTGCTCGACCTGCGCCCCGCCGAGGGCTCGCCGCGCAACTCCGTCATGGCGGGAGCCATCTTCGACGCCCTCGCCGCGCGCTTCGAGCTGCCGGGCGACGACGAGTCGCGCTACGGCTTCGAGGTGGCGATCGAAGCGGTCGACGCGCTCGTCGCGCGGGCCTTCGCGCGCGACCCGGATGGCGACCCGGATCGCCTCGCCGCCGCACGGGATGCCGCCGCGGCGATCATCGGGACGTACCTGCCGCTCCCGAAGCGCTAA
- a CDS encoding ComEA family DNA-binding protein, with amino-acid sequence MSDRPDPGILRARVRRGVGAALVVLLAGAAIAVFVAAITPRGGARQLVATEAASPADGLVDAGSGTTVYVHVLGQVARPGLYALRDGDRVVDAIAAAGGLTEAADPAGVNLARTLSDGEQLVVPAVGETPAGGPAGVAADGRVDLNAADAATLDTLPRIGPAMAQRIIDWREANGPFSSVDDLLAVSGIGSKTVEALRPLVLP; translated from the coding sequence GTGAGCGACCGCCCCGACCCCGGCATCCTCCGCGCCCGGGTGCGTCGAGGGGTCGGGGCGGCGCTCGTCGTGCTGCTCGCGGGGGCGGCGATCGCCGTGTTCGTGGCGGCGATCACCCCGCGCGGGGGTGCGCGGCAGCTCGTGGCGACCGAGGCGGCGTCACCGGCCGACGGTCTCGTCGACGCGGGATCGGGCACGACGGTCTACGTGCACGTGCTCGGGCAGGTGGCCCGCCCGGGGCTGTACGCGCTGCGTGACGGCGACCGGGTGGTCGACGCCATCGCGGCCGCCGGCGGCCTGACGGAAGCCGCCGACCCTGCCGGGGTGAACCTCGCACGGACGCTCAGCGACGGCGAACAGCTCGTGGTGCCCGCCGTGGGCGAGACGCCCGCGGGCGGTCCGGCGGGGGTGGCGGCCGACGGACGCGTCGACCTCAACGCGGCGGATGCGGCGACGCTCGACACCCTGCCGCGCATCGGCCCCGCGATGGCGCAGCGCATCATCGACTGGCGGGAGGCCAACGGGCCGTTCTCGTCGGTCGACGACCTGCTCGCGGTGAGCGGCATCGGGTCGAAGACGGTGGAGGCGCTGCGGCCGCTGGTGCTGCCGTGA
- a CDS encoding YaeQ family protein, translated as MAAGATIHTFAVHLADVDRGVYEELALRVAQHPSETAAFMLTRVLAYCLEFEEGIAFSEGVAATDEPAVLVRDLTGRITAWIEVGAPDAARLHTGSKLAERTLVYTHRDPAKLLPQWAGKRIHRAEAITLHSFDPGFIDAAVSALERRNELTVSVTERQLYLELNGTTSTSTIHHHPLASG; from the coding sequence ATGGCCGCCGGCGCAACCATCCACACCTTCGCGGTGCACCTGGCCGACGTCGACCGCGGGGTCTACGAGGAGCTCGCGCTGCGCGTCGCACAGCACCCCTCCGAGACGGCCGCGTTCATGCTGACCCGGGTGCTCGCCTACTGCCTCGAGTTCGAGGAGGGCATCGCCTTCAGCGAGGGGGTGGCGGCCACCGACGAGCCCGCCGTGCTCGTGCGCGACCTCACGGGGCGCATCACCGCCTGGATCGAGGTGGGCGCCCCGGATGCCGCGCGGCTGCACACGGGCAGCAAGCTCGCCGAACGCACCCTCGTGTACACGCATCGCGACCCCGCCAAGCTGCTCCCGCAGTGGGCGGGCAAGAGAATCCACCGGGCGGAGGCGATCACGCTGCACAGCTTCGACCCCGGCTTCATCGACGCGGCGGTGTCCGCCCTCGAGAGACGCAACGAGCTGACCGTCTCGGTGACCGAGCGCCAGCTCTACCTGGAGCTCAACGGCACCACCTCGACCTCGACCATCCACCATCACCCGCTCGCCTCCGGGTAA
- the leuS gene encoding leucine--tRNA ligase: protein MTQHDRDADEYDFRRIQERWLPVWDELKPFATSDPDDKRPRKYVLDMFPYPSGDLHMGHAEAYALGDIIARYWRLQGFTVLHPIGWDSFGLPAEGAAIKRGIDPREWTYDNIAQQRASMRRYATSFDWDRVIHTSDPEYYKWNQWLFLKLYEKGLAYRKASWVNWCPFDQTVLANEQVVDGRCERCDNLVTKKKLTQWYFKITDYADRLLDDLNQLEGRWPSKVIAMQRNWIGRSVGADVDFVIEGHAEKVTVFTTRPDTLFGATFMVVAPDSELAAELVADSTPEVQEAFAAYLAEVQKSNEIERQDASREKTGVPLGRFAINPVNGERIPVWAADYVLADYGHGAVMAVPAHDQRDLDFARKFSLPVKVVVDVTAPITGAIPIITPEQALGAAPRDTLDPAVTGEALAGEGRMINSGPLDGLSKGNAIRRVIELLESAGTGRAAKTYRLRDWLISRQRYWGTPIPILHTEDGREIPVDESALPVALPPSQGLDLQPKGTSPLGAAEDWVNVTLPDGTAARRDPDTMDTFVDSSWYFLRFLSPNDDTKAFDVAEAEKWAPVDQYVGGVTHAILHLLYARFITKVLFDLGYVTFTEPFTALLNQGMVLMDGSAMSKSRGNLVRLSDQLDEFGVDAVRLTMAFAGPPEDDIDWADVSPSGSAKFLARAWRLAGDVTSEPGVAFGSGNTALRRQTHRLLADAPGLVESFKFNVLVARVMELVNAIRKTIDSEVGGGDPAVREAVETVALLLSLFAPYAAEDMWARLGHPATVALQALPKPDPRLLVEESVTAIVQVDGKVRDRLEVSPTIDGDELEALARASAAVVRAVGDREIVNVIVRAPRVVNIATRSPLVE from the coding sequence GTGACGCAGCACGACCGCGACGCCGACGAGTACGACTTCCGCCGCATCCAGGAGCGCTGGCTTCCCGTCTGGGACGAGCTCAAGCCCTTCGCCACGAGCGACCCCGACGACAAGCGGCCCCGCAAGTACGTGCTCGACATGTTCCCCTACCCTTCGGGCGACCTGCACATGGGGCACGCGGAGGCGTATGCGCTCGGCGACATCATCGCCCGCTATTGGCGGCTGCAGGGCTTCACGGTGCTGCACCCGATCGGCTGGGACTCCTTCGGCCTGCCCGCCGAGGGCGCGGCGATCAAGCGCGGCATCGACCCGCGCGAATGGACCTACGACAACATCGCCCAGCAGCGCGCCTCCATGCGCCGCTACGCGACGAGCTTCGACTGGGACCGCGTCATCCACACCTCCGACCCGGAGTACTACAAGTGGAACCAGTGGCTGTTCCTCAAGCTCTACGAGAAGGGCCTCGCCTACCGCAAGGCCAGCTGGGTGAACTGGTGCCCCTTCGACCAGACCGTGCTCGCCAACGAGCAGGTCGTCGACGGGCGCTGCGAGCGATGCGACAACCTCGTCACCAAGAAGAAGCTCACCCAGTGGTACTTCAAGATCACCGACTACGCCGACCGGCTGCTCGATGACCTCAACCAGCTGGAGGGCCGCTGGCCGTCGAAGGTCATCGCGATGCAGCGCAACTGGATCGGCCGCTCGGTCGGTGCGGACGTCGACTTCGTGATCGAGGGCCACGCCGAGAAGGTGACGGTCTTCACCACCCGCCCCGACACGCTGTTCGGTGCGACCTTCATGGTGGTCGCGCCCGACTCGGAGCTCGCCGCCGAACTCGTCGCCGACTCCACCCCCGAGGTGCAGGAGGCCTTCGCCGCCTACCTCGCCGAGGTGCAGAAGTCGAACGAGATCGAGCGCCAGGACGCCTCGCGCGAGAAGACCGGCGTGCCGCTCGGCCGCTTCGCGATCAACCCCGTGAACGGCGAGCGGATCCCGGTGTGGGCCGCCGACTACGTGCTCGCCGACTACGGCCACGGCGCGGTCATGGCGGTTCCCGCCCACGACCAGCGCGACCTCGACTTCGCCCGGAAGTTCTCGCTGCCGGTGAAGGTGGTCGTCGACGTCACCGCGCCGATCACCGGCGCGATCCCGATCATCACCCCCGAGCAGGCGCTCGGCGCGGCCCCGCGCGACACCCTCGACCCCGCGGTCACCGGCGAGGCGCTCGCGGGCGAGGGGCGGATGATCAACTCGGGTCCGCTCGACGGGCTCAGCAAGGGCAACGCCATCCGCCGCGTCATCGAGCTGCTCGAGAGCGCCGGCACCGGGCGGGCCGCCAAGACCTACCGCTTGCGCGACTGGCTCATCTCACGTCAGCGCTACTGGGGAACCCCCATCCCGATCCTGCACACCGAGGACGGGCGCGAGATCCCCGTGGACGAGTCGGCGCTGCCGGTGGCGCTGCCGCCGTCGCAGGGGCTCGACCTGCAGCCGAAGGGCACCTCGCCGCTGGGAGCCGCCGAGGACTGGGTGAACGTGACCCTCCCCGACGGCACCGCGGCGCGTCGCGACCCCGACACCATGGACACCTTCGTGGACAGCTCGTGGTACTTCCTGCGCTTCCTCTCGCCGAACGACGACACGAAGGCGTTCGATGTGGCGGAGGCCGAGAAGTGGGCACCCGTCGACCAGTACGTGGGCGGGGTGACGCACGCGATCCTGCACCTGCTGTATGCGCGCTTCATCACCAAGGTGCTGTTCGACCTGGGCTATGTGACCTTCACCGAGCCGTTCACGGCGCTGCTCAACCAGGGCATGGTGCTCATGGACGGCTCGGCGATGTCGAAGAGCCGCGGCAACCTGGTGCGGCTGTCGGACCAGCTGGACGAGTTCGGCGTGGATGCCGTGCGCCTGACGATGGCGTTCGCGGGACCCCCCGAGGACGACATCGACTGGGCGGATGTCTCGCCGTCGGGGTCGGCGAAGTTCCTCGCGCGCGCGTGGCGGCTCGCGGGGGATGTGACCTCCGAGCCGGGCGTCGCGTTCGGCTCCGGGAACACGGCGCTGCGTCGTCAGACGCATCGTCTGCTCGCGGACGCGCCGGGACTCGTCGAGTCGTTCAAGTTCAACGTGCTCGTGGCGCGTGTCATGGAGCTCGTGAACGCCATCCGCAAGACGATCGACTCCGAGGTGGGCGGCGGCGACCCCGCCGTGCGCGAGGCCGTCGAGACGGTCGCGCTGCTGTTGTCGCTGTTCGCTCCGTATGCCGCGGAGGACATGTGGGCGCGGCTCGGGCATCCGGCGACCGTGGCGCTGCAGGCGCTGCCGAAGCCCGACCCGCGGCTGCTCGTCGAGGAGTCGGTGACGGCGATCGTGCAGGTCGACGGCAAGGTGCGCGACCGCCTCGAGGTGTCGCCGACGATCGACGGCGACGAGCTCGAGGCGCTCGCCCGGGCCTCCGCCGCCGTGGTGCGCGCGGTGGGCGATCGCGAGATCGTGAACGTCATCGTGCGCGCCCCCCGCGTCGTCAACATCGCGACGCGATCCCCGCTGGTCGAGTAG
- a CDS encoding App1 family protein, which yields MESVSPTPPAGEEPRARVHLAARLDDALHRFRERRARRRGFVPTIVPYPGYGGDGWARVLGRVVLVKPGRRAPDRYTSIRGWRSFTSIPVSDAVLEVASGDEVQVIRADRGGVVDARVATSLAPGWGTLLLTLEGADAIEAPIFVVDESVRFGVVSDIDDTVMVTALPRPLLAGWNTFAVNEHARRPVPGMSVLYDRLIAAHPGSPLIYLSTGAWNTVLTLSRFLSRHLYPRGTFLLTDWGPTPERWFRSGQEHKAANLARLASEFPQVRWLLIGDDGQHDEQRYGEFAAAHPQNVAAVAIRQLTRGEAVLAGGRSQLDEHAGEVPWVYGVDGADLAEELTTLGLLDSARA from the coding sequence ATGGAATCGGTCTCGCCGACGCCCCCGGCCGGCGAGGAGCCCCGGGCGCGCGTGCACCTCGCGGCGCGTCTCGACGATGCGCTCCATCGGTTCCGGGAGCGCCGCGCGCGTCGCCGCGGGTTCGTGCCCACGATCGTGCCGTACCCCGGATACGGCGGGGACGGCTGGGCGCGCGTGCTCGGTCGGGTCGTGCTCGTGAAGCCCGGGCGCCGGGCACCGGACCGGTACACGAGCATCCGCGGCTGGCGCAGCTTCACGAGCATCCCGGTGAGCGATGCCGTGCTCGAGGTGGCCTCGGGCGACGAGGTGCAGGTGATCCGCGCCGACCGCGGCGGGGTCGTCGACGCGCGGGTCGCGACGAGCCTCGCGCCCGGCTGGGGCACCCTGCTGCTGACCCTCGAAGGCGCGGATGCGATCGAGGCGCCGATCTTCGTGGTCGACGAGTCGGTGCGGTTCGGGGTGGTGTCCGACATCGACGACACGGTCATGGTGACCGCGCTGCCGCGCCCGCTGCTGGCCGGCTGGAACACCTTCGCCGTCAACGAGCACGCCCGGCGCCCGGTGCCGGGGATGTCGGTGCTGTACGACCGGCTCATCGCGGCTCACCCCGGCAGCCCACTCATCTATCTCTCGACGGGCGCCTGGAACACCGTGCTCACCCTCAGCCGGTTCCTCTCGCGACACCTGTACCCGCGCGGCACCTTCCTGCTGACCGACTGGGGGCCGACCCCGGAGCGCTGGTTCCGCAGCGGTCAGGAGCACAAGGCCGCCAACCTCGCTCGCCTCGCGAGCGAGTTCCCGCAGGTGCGCTGGCTGCTCATCGGCGACGACGGGCAGCATGACGAGCAGCGCTACGGCGAGTTCGCGGCCGCGCATCCGCAGAACGTGGCGGCGGTCGCCATCCGGCAGCTGACACGGGGCGAGGCGGTGCTCGCGGGCGGTCGCTCGCAGCTCGACGAGCACGCCGGCGAGGTGCCGTGGGTGTACGGGGTCGACGGTGCTGATCTCGCCGAAGAGCTCACGACGCTCGGGCTGCTCGACTCGGCGCGCGCCTGA
- a CDS encoding anthranilate synthase component I family protein → MRPRLLRHPLGGGFDARQLFAALHPAGDAFWFDSGPGGRAFLGTGERVELPQGEVLPRLRAELAALAVDEPLGAVPLGLVGWLGYELRGESCGMPVRERGPHPDAAFLRVTRLVAIDGAGDAELLALGEGWEGELAAWRDRALEAVEERAEGTRLETSDPTVSLRVAARGSSTGSTPHWHDDEAAYLAHVRACQHAIHEGDAYQLCLTTEARVPGAFDPLAVFDAVRATSATHHGGLLRIGGVCLVSASPERFLEVAPDGVVRTSPIKGTRPRDPRPDEDARLRGELVASEKERAENLMIVDLMRNDLSRVCELGSVAVTRLLEVESYRHVHQLVSTIEGRLLAGLGAVDAVAACFPAGSMTGAPKRRAIELLDGLEQRPRGLYAGAFGYLAADGSADLAMTIRSIVIDADGASVGAGGGITALSVPEEELAEARLKAAALLAALGASADA, encoded by the coding sequence ATGCGTCCCCGGCTTCTGCGACATCCGCTCGGCGGCGGATTCGACGCCCGGCAGCTGTTCGCGGCGCTGCACCCCGCAGGCGACGCGTTCTGGTTCGACTCCGGGCCCGGCGGCCGCGCCTTCCTCGGCACGGGTGAGCGGGTGGAGCTGCCGCAGGGCGAGGTGCTGCCGCGACTGCGTGCCGAGCTCGCGGCGCTCGCCGTCGACGAACCGCTCGGGGCGGTGCCGCTCGGGCTCGTCGGCTGGCTCGGCTACGAACTGCGCGGGGAGAGCTGCGGGATGCCGGTGCGCGAGCGCGGACCGCATCCGGATGCCGCGTTCCTGCGGGTGACGCGGCTCGTCGCGATCGACGGCGCGGGCGACGCGGAGCTGCTCGCCCTCGGCGAGGGCTGGGAGGGCGAGCTCGCCGCGTGGCGAGATCGCGCGCTCGAGGCGGTCGAGGAGCGCGCCGAAGGCACGCGTCTCGAGACCAGCGATCCCACGGTCTCGCTGCGCGTCGCGGCGCGTGGCTCCTCGACCGGCTCGACCCCGCACTGGCACGACGACGAAGCCGCCTACCTCGCCCACGTGCGCGCCTGCCAGCACGCCATCCACGAGGGCGACGCCTACCAGCTGTGCCTCACGACCGAGGCGCGCGTGCCGGGCGCCTTCGACCCGCTCGCCGTGTTCGACGCCGTGCGCGCGACGAGCGCCACCCACCACGGCGGCCTGCTGCGGATCGGCGGGGTCTGCCTCGTGTCGGCATCGCCCGAGCGCTTCCTCGAGGTCGCCCCCGACGGCGTGGTGCGCACGAGCCCCATCAAAGGCACCCGCCCGCGCGACCCGCGCCCCGACGAGGATGCGCGCCTGCGCGGCGAGCTCGTCGCGAGCGAGAAGGAGCGCGCCGAGAACCTCATGATCGTCGACCTCATGCGCAACGACCTCTCGCGGGTGTGCGAGCTGGGATCGGTGGCGGTCACCCGCCTCCTGGAGGTGGAGTCGTACCGACACGTGCACCAGCTCGTGTCGACGATCGAAGGCCGCCTGCTCGCGGGGCTCGGCGCCGTGGACGCGGTGGCCGCCTGCTTCCCGGCCGGTTCGATGACGGGCGCGCCCAAGCGGCGCGCCATCGAGCTGCTCGACGGACTCGAGCAGCGGCCGCGCGGGCTGTACGCGGGCGCCTTCGGCTACCTCGCAGCCGACGGGTCCGCGGATCTCGCGATGACCATCCGCTCGATCGTGATCGACGCCGACGGCGCATCCGTCGGTGCCGGCGGCGGCATCACCGCGCTCTCGGTGCCCGAGGAGGAGCTCGCCGAGGCCCGGCTCAAGGCCGCCGCCCTGCTCGCCGCCCTCGGCGCATCCGCGGACGCGTAG
- a CDS encoding DedA family protein — translation MNWLNELLTAVLDAVQSVDPVLRTLIAGLGIFLETSLLVGLVVPGDTIVIVAATAVRSPVEYLALVVVVVLGALGGESVGFALGRFFGPRIRASRLGRRIGEHNWHRAENYVDRRGGIAVFVSRFLPVLHSLVPVTVGMSTMRYRKFIAWTLPASVIWAFAYVTVGSLAAGSYRQLSQQLHGAGYLFVAVIVVFLAAVVVTKKLIERSQARHWAHPGDGDANTIDPIDPIDDAA, via the coding sequence GTGAACTGGCTCAACGAGCTGCTGACCGCGGTCCTGGATGCGGTGCAGTCGGTCGATCCGGTGCTGCGCACCCTCATCGCGGGGCTCGGCATCTTCCTCGAGACGTCTCTGCTCGTGGGGCTCGTGGTTCCGGGCGACACGATCGTGATCGTCGCCGCGACGGCCGTGCGCAGCCCGGTGGAGTATCTGGCCCTCGTGGTCGTGGTGGTGCTCGGGGCGCTCGGCGGCGAGAGCGTCGGCTTCGCGCTCGGTCGCTTCTTCGGTCCCCGCATCCGGGCATCCCGGCTGGGCCGTCGCATCGGCGAGCACAACTGGCATCGCGCCGAGAACTACGTGGATCGCCGCGGCGGCATCGCCGTCTTCGTGTCGCGCTTCCTGCCGGTGCTGCACTCGCTCGTGCCCGTCACGGTCGGGATGAGCACCATGCGGTACCGCAAGTTCATCGCCTGGACGCTGCCCGCCTCCGTCATCTGGGCGTTCGCCTACGTGACGGTCGGGTCGCTCGCGGCAGGCAGCTACCGGCAGCTGTCGCAGCAGCTGCACGGGGCGGGCTACCTGTTCGTCGCCGTGATCGTCGTGTTCCTGGCGGCCGTCGTGGTCACCAAGAAGCTCATCGAACGCTCCCAGGCGCGCCATTGGGCGCACCCCGGCGACGGCGACGCGAACACGATCGACCCGATCGACCCGATCGACGACGCGGCTTAG
- a CDS encoding aminotransferase class IV, with product MSAPSSAPVATTSLWQGDALVAREDCDVAPAVIEAADSWLVEDGTVRGLELHRSRFMTSIPRSRARELDLDAFWDAAIAELPRTGSWFPRVELREQLGAPQLLFRLREAPALQRSLILTTHTGRDPRTAPTVKGPDLAAMIRLRTLAQTHGADEAVIVSPEGWIVEGSTTSICWWRGSTLCIPDRTLPRVDGVTLRTVLALATALGIEISEERTMPDELDELEVWALNALHGIRIVTAWQGGPASTAEEPGRLSRWRLRLDALRRPLPAFDEDAG from the coding sequence ATGAGCGCACCGTCCTCCGCCCCTGTGGCGACCACCTCGCTGTGGCAGGGCGACGCGCTCGTGGCCCGTGAGGATTGCGACGTCGCCCCCGCGGTGATCGAGGCGGCCGACTCGTGGCTCGTCGAGGACGGCACCGTGCGCGGGCTGGAGCTGCACCGCAGCCGGTTCATGACCTCGATTCCCCGATCCCGCGCCCGGGAGCTCGACCTCGACGCGTTCTGGGATGCCGCGATCGCCGAACTGCCCCGCACGGGCTCGTGGTTCCCCCGCGTGGAGCTGCGCGAGCAGCTCGGGGCACCGCAGCTGCTGTTCCGCTTGCGCGAGGCGCCCGCGCTGCAGCGCTCCCTCATCCTCACCACCCACACCGGTCGCGACCCGCGCACCGCCCCCACCGTGAAGGGTCCGGATCTCGCGGCCATGATCCGGCTGCGCACCCTCGCCCAGACCCACGGCGCCGACGAGGCGGTCATCGTGAGCCCCGAGGGCTGGATCGTCGAAGGCTCCACGACGAGCATCTGCTGGTGGCGCGGGAGCACGCTGTGCATCCCCGACCGCACCCTGCCGCGCGTCGACGGCGTGACCCTGCGCACCGTGCTCGCCCTCGCGACCGCGCTCGGCATCGAGATCTCCGAGGAGCGCACGATGCCCGATGAGCTCGACGAGCTCGAGGTGTGGGCGCTCAACGCCCTGCACGGCATCCGCATCGTGACGGCGTGGCAGGGCGGTCCCGCGTCGACGGCGGAGGAGCCCGGCCGGCTCTCGCGCTGGAGGCTGCGGCTCGACGCGCTGCGGCGCCCGCTCCCGGCGTTCGACGAGGACGCCGGGTGA